In one window of Escherichia coli DSM 30083 = JCM 1649 = ATCC 11775 DNA:
- the hycH gene encoding formate hydrogenlyase assembly protein HycH — MSEKVVFSQLSRKFIDENDATPAEAQQVVYYSLAIGHHLGVIDCLEAALTCPWDDYLAWIATLEAGSEARRKMEGVPKYGEIVIDINHVPMLANAFDKARAAQTSQQKEWSTMLLSMLHDIHQENAIYLMVRRLRD, encoded by the coding sequence ATGAGTGAAAAGGTGGTGTTCAGTCAACTGAGCCGTAAATTCATTGATGAGAACGATGCTACGCCCGCCGAGGCGCAGCAGGTGGTCTATTACAGCCTGGCGATTGGTCACCACCTTGGGGTTATCGATTGCCTGGAAGCGGCGCTTACCTGCCCGTGGGATGACTATCTGGCATGGATTGCCACTCTGGAGGCGGGCAGCGAAGCCCGCCGCAAAATGGAAGGCGTGCCGAAATATGGTGAGATCGTCATCGACATTAACCATGTGCCGATGCTGGCCAACGCATTCGATAAAGCCCGGGCAGCGCAAACTTCGCAGCAGAAGGAATGGAGTACAATGCTGTTAAGTATGCTGCATGATATTCATCAGGAAAACGCCATCTATTTGATGGTGAGGAGACTGCGTGACTGA